The following proteins are encoded in a genomic region of Rhizobium sp. CCGE531:
- the guaB gene encoding IMP dehydrogenase yields the protein MARIIETSTGLDALTFDDVLLQPGHSEVMPGQTNIATRIAQDIELNLPILSAAMDTVTESRLAIAMAQAGGMGVIHRNLTPVQQAEEVRQVKKFESGMVVNPVTIGPEATLAEALGLMKAHGISGIPVVEKSHRLVGILTNRDVRFASDPEQKIYELMTRENLVTVKDGVQQQEAKRLLHQHRIEKLLVVDGDSRLVGLITVKDIEKSQLNPNASKDAQGRLRAAAAISVGDDGYERAERLIDAGVDLLVVDTAHGHSQRVLDAVARVKKLSNSVRIMAGNVATYDGTRALIDAGADAVKVGIGPGSICTTRIVAGVGVPQLAAIMSAVQAAQDQNIPIIADGGIKFSGDLAKAIAAGASAAMIGSLLAGTDESPGEVYLYQGRSFKAYRGMGSVGAMARGSADRYFQAEVRDTLKLVPEGIEGQVPYKGPVAGVLHQLAGGLKAAMGYVGGGDLKDFQERATFVRISGAGLRESHAHDVTITRESPNYPGAGG from the coding sequence ATGGCACGCATTATTGAAACGTCAACCGGGTTGGATGCGTTGACATTCGACGACGTGCTCCTGCAGCCGGGACACTCCGAGGTCATGCCCGGCCAGACGAATATCGCCACCCGCATCGCCCAGGACATCGAGCTCAACCTGCCGATCCTCTCCGCCGCAATGGACACGGTGACGGAAAGCCGCCTTGCGATCGCCATGGCGCAGGCGGGCGGCATGGGCGTTATCCACCGCAATCTGACACCGGTGCAGCAGGCCGAAGAGGTCCGCCAGGTCAAGAAGTTCGAAAGCGGCATGGTCGTCAATCCGGTTACGATCGGCCCGGAGGCGACGCTTGCCGAAGCGCTCGGCCTGATGAAAGCGCACGGCATTTCCGGCATCCCGGTCGTCGAAAAGTCGCATCGCCTCGTCGGCATCCTCACCAACCGCGACGTCCGCTTCGCCTCCGATCCCGAGCAGAAGATCTACGAGCTGATGACCCGCGAAAATCTCGTCACGGTCAAGGACGGCGTGCAGCAGCAGGAGGCCAAGCGCCTGCTGCACCAGCATCGCATCGAGAAGCTGCTCGTTGTCGATGGCGATAGCCGTCTGGTCGGTCTGATCACGGTCAAGGACATCGAGAAGTCCCAGCTCAACCCGAATGCTTCGAAGGATGCTCAGGGCCGCCTGCGCGCCGCCGCCGCCATCAGCGTCGGCGATGATGGCTACGAGCGTGCCGAGCGCCTGATCGACGCCGGCGTCGACCTCCTGGTCGTCGATACCGCCCACGGTCACTCGCAGCGCGTTCTGGATGCCGTTGCCCGCGTCAAGAAGCTTTCCAATTCGGTCCGCATCATGGCCGGCAACGTCGCCACCTATGACGGCACGCGGGCGCTGATCGATGCGGGCGCCGACGCCGTCAAGGTCGGTATCGGCCCCGGCTCTATCTGCACGACCCGTATCGTCGCCGGCGTCGGCGTGCCGCAGCTGGCCGCGATCATGTCGGCGGTGCAGGCGGCGCAGGATCAGAATATCCCAATCATCGCCGATGGCGGCATCAAGTTCTCGGGCGATCTCGCCAAGGCGATCGCCGCCGGCGCATCCGCCGCCATGATCGGCTCGCTGCTCGCCGGCACGGATGAAAGCCCGGGCGAGGTCTATCTCTACCAGGGCCGCTCCTTCAAGGCCTATCGCGGCATGGGTTCCGTCGGCGCCATGGCGCGCGGCTCGGCCGACCGCTACTTCCAGGCTGAGGTCCGCGACACGCTGAAGCTCGTTCCGGAAGGCATCGAAGGCCAGGTTCCCTATAAGGGGCCCGTCGCGGGCGTGCTGCATCAGCTCGCGGGCGGCCTCAAGGCCGCCATGGGCTATGTCGGTGGCGGCGATCTCAAGGACTTCCAGGAGCGCGCGACCTTCGTGCGCATCTCCGGCGCGGGCCTGCGCGAAAGCCATGCCCACGATGTGACGATCACCCGCGAAAGCCCGAACTATCCGGGCGCGGGCGGCTGA
- a CDS encoding dienelactone hydrolase family protein, with product MSTEKPVVTQAMIDAYDEYTHLTLDRRGFMEKLTRLAGSAGAAAAIAPLLAANKASAEIVSADDSRLEAMDVTYPGSKGEMKGYLARPKGAAGKLGGVIVIHENRGLNPHIRDVARRMALEGFVALAPDFLSPLGGTPDDEDKARDMFTNLDPTLTAANAEASLTYLAKADGANGKVGAVGFCWGGGLVNRFATISPELKAGVAYYGAQPQASDVSNIKAALLLHYAGLDDRINAGIDAYSKELQAGGKTFEIFVYDGVNHAFNNDTSAARYDKKAADLAWGRTVGFLKKYVS from the coding sequence ATGAGCACGGAAAAGCCCGTCGTGACGCAGGCGATGATCGACGCCTATGACGAATATACGCATCTGACGCTCGATCGTCGGGGTTTCATGGAAAAGCTGACCAGGCTTGCAGGCTCGGCCGGGGCCGCCGCCGCTATCGCGCCGCTGCTCGCCGCCAACAAGGCGAGCGCCGAGATCGTTTCCGCCGATGACAGCAGGCTGGAAGCCATGGATGTGACCTATCCCGGCAGCAAGGGCGAAATGAAGGGCTATCTCGCTCGTCCGAAAGGCGCGGCTGGCAAGCTCGGCGGCGTCATCGTCATCCACGAGAACCGCGGTCTCAATCCGCATATCCGCGATGTGGCTCGCCGCATGGCGCTGGAAGGTTTCGTGGCGCTGGCGCCGGATTTCCTCTCTCCGCTCGGCGGCACGCCTGACGATGAAGACAAAGCGCGCGACATGTTCACCAATCTCGACCCGACGCTGACCGCCGCTAATGCCGAAGCGAGCCTGACCTACCTTGCCAAGGCCGATGGCGCCAACGGCAAGGTCGGCGCGGTCGGCTTCTGCTGGGGCGGCGGTCTCGTCAACCGTTTCGCGACGATCTCGCCGGAGCTGAAGGCAGGCGTCGCCTATTATGGCGCACAGCCGCAGGCGAGCGATGTGTCCAATATCAAGGCGGCTCTGCTCTTGCATTATGCCGGCCTCGACGATCGCATCAACGCCGGTATCGATGCCTATAGCAAGGAGCTGCAGGCGGGCGGCAAGACGTTCGAGATCTTCGTTTACGACGGCGTCAATCACGCTTTCAACAATGACACTTCGGCTGCCCGCTACGACAAGAAGGCGGCCGATCTCGCCTGGGGCAGGACGGTCGGGTTTCTGAAGAAATATGTATCGTAA
- a CDS encoding TetR/AcrR family transcriptional regulator, producing MKPDRPDRVTFRKRPQQERSIQRVDAILSAAARLIAENGVSAMKMTELAAVAGIPIGSVYQYFPDKAAIVRALLDRHSSRIQQKVGEAFATVTSLDHAIDLVCGMIDWYYHEFRSDPAYLGVWLGTDIDRDILQLNIQHSNRVAEIFLTSIRPFLPAESRIDLTARTPLFSHLIGASVRFAIMSDDGMAVRMLHEWKQVIRATLLAEPAQ from the coding sequence ATGAAACCGGATAGGCCTGACCGCGTCACGTTCCGCAAAAGGCCGCAGCAGGAGCGAAGTATTCAACGCGTCGACGCCATCCTGTCGGCCGCAGCCAGGCTGATCGCCGAAAATGGCGTCAGCGCGATGAAGATGACGGAACTCGCCGCCGTCGCGGGGATTCCGATCGGTTCCGTCTATCAATATTTTCCGGACAAGGCCGCAATTGTCAGAGCCCTGCTTGACCGGCACTCCAGCCGCATCCAGCAGAAGGTCGGGGAAGCCTTTGCGACCGTAACATCGCTGGATCATGCTATCGACTTGGTCTGCGGCATGATCGATTGGTATTACCACGAGTTTCGCAGCGATCCCGCCTATCTCGGCGTCTGGCTCGGCACGGATATCGACAGGGATATCCTGCAGCTCAACATACAGCACAGCAATCGCGTCGCCGAGATATTCCTGACGAGCATTCGGCCATTCCTGCCGGCCGAAAGCCGCATCGACCTGACGGCGCGCACCCCGCTTTTCAGCCATCTGATCGGCGCATCGGTCCGCTTTGCCATCATGAGCGACGACGGAATGGCCGTGCGCATGCTCCATGAATGGAAACAGGTGATCCGCGCAACCCTGCTGGCGGAGCCGGCACAATAG
- a CDS encoding MAPEG family protein, with the protein MTGYEMFWPMVAHAVLVFVLYALLGWRRRVLVKAGRIQPSQFRENHAANEPAESLVVRNSLANQFELPLLFHACCIILYTTQADNLPAVILAWIFVATRYAHAFVQVTSNDLRYRSPLFTLGFVALVGMWVWLSIWLAFS; encoded by the coding sequence GTGACCGGCTATGAAATGTTTTGGCCCATGGTGGCGCATGCGGTGCTTGTCTTCGTTCTCTATGCGCTCCTGGGATGGCGCCGCCGCGTATTGGTGAAGGCCGGCCGCATCCAGCCCTCGCAATTTCGCGAGAACCATGCCGCCAACGAGCCGGCGGAAAGCCTGGTAGTGCGAAACAGCCTCGCCAATCAGTTCGAGCTTCCCTTGCTCTTCCACGCCTGCTGTATCATCCTCTACACCACGCAGGCGGATAATCTGCCGGCCGTGATCCTCGCCTGGATCTTCGTCGCCACGCGCTATGCTCATGCTTTCGTGCAGGTGACCAGCAACGACCTGCGCTATCGCAGCCCGCTCTTTACTCTCGGCTTTGTGGCGCTTGTCGGCATGTGGGTCTGGCTCAGCATCTGGCTTGCCTTCTCCTGA